From the Argentina anserina chromosome 3, drPotAnse1.1, whole genome shotgun sequence genome, the window TTAAGAAGCGTAATGGATTTGTAAAGAACACAGTAATCTGGGTGCATCTTTTTCATTGTTGGGGAACCTTCATTTAAAAACAACCCGTCTTCTTTCCCAGTGAATATATAGAACAAAAGATCAGCACAACTTTCTTAGGAGCTGTTGATCTTATTAATGTTTCGATTACTTATGAGTGAATCCAGTGGTTTATATGTGTCATTGGTATCCCATACACCCTAATCACATCCTTAATTGGATGATATCTCTTACAGAAGATCTGATTTTGGGTGGAGTTGGAAAGTTGTAAGTACTAATTAAGTACCTGCTGTCATGGTTTTGGTTATCAAGTTGTTCTaatcaaatgaaaaagaaagtcttccttttcttctttacTCATTAATCTATGTGTTAATTAAGTATTAAGTTTCTTAATCTAATCGGTCGCCGGTTGGAAGCTTTGCAATGCCAGCTCAAAACAAGATTAATAAAATTCCACAAGTTGCAGAGATAGATTATTGATAAGATTAGAGActtaaagaaaagaacaagacAGAACAAGGGAAAAAGCGAGCAATTGGCACGGGAAGTCTATCAATTTCTATATTCTGATGACTTAGAAACGGAATTATGCTTTGCATTTTGAATATGACttgaaatttctcacaaaAAGTTTTTCATACTTCATCTTCGTGTATTTGTATATGTATGATGTAAAGGATATACAGCAAACAtgtatatattcgtacttaaaTTTCACATTTCTCTTACATTTGATTAGCCTGCATGCAGAATATCCTAGTTTCAAGTTTCTTAAGGAGTTTGGTGTCGATCAACTAGACTttattaatattatatatCCATATGAACGCCAGGTGTTTTCTCCATGATTCTTAGTTACCAAGCGAATGACACAATCAAATTGCATGCAGTGACACATTCCGTTTTAATGCGTGTGTTCTGAACTTCTGATTTACGTGTTGACAGACCAAGCTTGAAGAACATATCAACAAACCAGTGCTCAAGGAACAGCAAAAATATATTCTGGCATCATGGCATTTTATATAAATGCTTGCCTCCAGTGTGTGGATGTTCAATCATACTCAACCCTACAACTCATCTCATCTTTCTACCGAAAGGATTCAATCAAAATTACTACAAAGGGGACTACAAGATTAGCCCTACGATTAATTACATGAAGAAACTGAAATTATTAACATAATATGTAACACAGCCTGCCGACTTTGTGCACTCTGACCACAAGAGATTATTCTCATGGTTTGGCATAAGATGCATGGTCAGATCAAGTGTCACTCCAGGtatcgtcatcatcatcatccccaTCATCGCTTCCAACAGCCTGAGAAGTTACattaaattgtaaattttacTGCACAATACATGTCAAGGGAATGACAGAAATGTAAGTAAAGGAAAGGGCAAAGGGGAACCTGGCGGATAGCATTTGCTTTCTCCAGAATTGCAGTGACTTTGACATGAGTAGCAGGTCCTGGTGTAGTAGTCATTGGCTTCGCTGTCACTGTGCGTCTCAGGTTGACTGACTGGAGAGTAAACGGCAGATTGGCACAAATGAGCAATAGTATAGTTTATTATCTATTGTAAATAGCTTGCAAGGTCACAATAGGGTACTTATCACAATTGAAAAAGTGAAGCACTGATTAAAACATTAGTGTTAGTCTACTAATCGACAATGGCAATGAACAACCATAGAAATGCTCAACGAATACAAAATCTTTTATGGATCCAGAGCAATAGATCTGTTCCAGTTAACCGGGCATTCATAATCTACATAGGCACATTTTACACATAAAATAAACACTTTGAAAAGAAGACAAGTGAACTTTAGGATTTAGGAAATGGCCAAATGACAAGAGCGATGGCAGACTAACCCGTGCTCTGATTTGTTGTAAGAAGTCATTCTCATCTATCTCTTTGCTGTTTAGAGCCTGATCAGATTTTTGGTGTTCATTCACCTGCTGGTTCTGCTGCCACAAGAAGTATTTGATTATATGTTCTTTTGCAAAATTTGGTACCACactattcttattcttttgtaaCTTTTAGAACTTGAACAAGTAGGATAGGAGTAAAGTTAGACAGTACCGTGATCTTTGGTTCAATACAAACAAGCTCTTCGTTCACTTCTTGCTGCTTTAATGGCGGTTGCTGGAAGGTGATAGACCCCAAGGGGTCTGTATTAGGTACATGTTTAAAACCTTCAGATACATCTCGAATTTCTTCTGTAGCATTGAACTGAGGCTTTGAAAGACACCATTCCACTGGAGGGAGAGGTGGTGGTCCTGGTGTAGATTCCGCAGGACATCTCAGGCCATGGGCATCCATTAGTGCAGAATCATCTTTTGGTTCTTGCAGAAGTACAGGTTTGAAAGCGTCTAAACTTGCAAGATCAAATAAAGGATCAGAGAGATACTGTACCAGACCATTCTCAGAGTAAATGCTTTTGATCCCACCATCACTATAAATGGCATTGCTGGCTATTTCCCCTAGTTCTGGAGAGCTGGATATATGTTCCACTGATGAGATTCCACGTAAGGCATTATAACTTTCATGGTTGTCTCTGTCTGGAGTTGCACTAGACTCCCATTGTTCAGAATTGAACTCAGACTGATGGCTAACACAGTCATCAGATATGTAAGGAGATGATCGACAGAAAGTGTCATCGTCAGAATCAGAACCAAATTCATGCAGAGGGACAGCAGGTTCTGGGATCAACTGGAATGACTGAAACATGTCTCTCACGCTTCCATGGCTTTGATTTCCATCAgacaacttcaattttagtttGGATGTTTCATTTCCATTAATGGGTTGGAAAGATATCTTCATATGTTCAAGTGGCGGTGATGAAGGAGATGAATGAGCTGCAAATCCATCTTCAGACTGCTCTTGGAAGGCTGTCCCAGGATATGATTGGTACACTAATCTCTGGTGTTCACTTTTCTGCTCCAATTCATCAGCATACATGTACCTAGCAGGCTCAAACTTGTCAAACGATACATTTCTACCAAAACCATTCTCAAGTAACCTACGACCAAGACCAAAAACCAGAGAAGAGTTCTCACTGTTCTCTTGATTTAAGTCATTAGAAGCAGATTTAGCATATGGAGCAACTGGTAACACAATTTCAGGTTCCAATGTGTTGGTTTTTCTCCAACCATCCTCCAAGACATGGTCAAATCCATTGCTCTTATTAGAATCACCAATATTTCCAAGCTTTGTACACAAATCCACAGGTGAAACTCCATTAGATATTTTCTCTGATGAGATGTCATCCCCTTGACCTTTATCATTACATCGATCATCCATAGTCAGCATGCTTGGTTCCATTTCATTCTCATCTACTATAACCTTGTAAGCATAATTTGAGATACCATTTGTCTCAGCTGTACTTTTGCTAGCAGGATTCACAGGACTTGCCATGGAGAAATCAGGAGGTTTTGATGGCTCAAGCCCTAACATACCACCATTAGTCCAGAAATTTATTGAATTACTCCTGGAGATGTCAGCAGGAGAGTCTTGCGACTCATTCATGCCACCATTAGTCCAAAAATTTAGTGAATTACTCCTGGAAATGTCAGCAGGAGAGTCTTGAAGCTCATGCAAACTGCTTATGATCTTATCTTGCACAGTAGTAGTTCCAGAGCTAGAGGGTGCTGAATCACAAACAACAGTTTCTGACCTTGAATCATCAATAATCTCAGTTCGATCAGAGCCTACATAGTAGTTTGAGTTAGATGGTTCCACGCCTACTTGAGGGTTCTGCTCAGGGACAGTGCTCTCTAGTGATGCCAAGCTTGGTAGATCCACTGGCATTTCTCTCTTGGGGAAAGTGTGAGATGTTGCCCTCTGAGTTTCAAACCTTGGAGTATGAGGATTTACACAATCCGTGGTGATCTCCTGGATTCCATCCGGTCCTTCCTTGTTGACAAAAGTCGGGACAGGTTTTACTTCTCGTTTTGTTTGACAATCAAGATCATTATCAGATTCTGATTCGATGGTATTGAGCGCATCCATGAAAGTGTCTGGTTCATCTGGCCCACtatcaatttcatcaatttGGTTCCCACTCGAGGTCGGCTCCAAAATGTTTTCGCCATCAAAGAGGAAATCATTTTGCTGGATACTCCTACTGTTATCAGCTCTCCCTTCATGTGCATCCAACTCGTCCATTGTAGGGAGCATTTCTGTAGTTTCATCCAAATACATCTGTTGACCAGTAGGATCTACTATTTCTGCCTTCTCATCCCATTTACCACAAGAGGAACCAGAGGTAACTTGGTCCTGCAATGAACTTGCAGGAGAGTTTCCATCTACAAACACAGTTTCACCATCACGCAAAACACATTCAAAAGTATCATTACGAAGCACCGATTCAGAACTAGGGGATTCCTTGTATTCTTCTTGTTTGGCTTGCAGGGAGGAACTTGAATGTGCAACATACTCATTATATCCCAAATCAGTTCTTGAACTAAAAGAATTAGAATTGTTTCCCAGGTCAGACTTTACTGCCGCCATGTCAGTTGAGGAGATAGTTCGTGAAGGTGAGCTTCGCCCATTCACATTAGAAGAAATAGGTTGCCTTCTGCACAGTCATACAGCATGAGTATTTTAGTTCCAGTAAATCAAAGACGGAACCATAAGAAGCATTTTATCTTATGAATATACACATTTGTATGTGAGTATAAAACTATGAATCTGTAGGATACCTGCTACTGTGATTAGATATCGATGCAGGACGTGATACATCTCCATTGTTCTGTGATCCTTTCTTTTTCTGTCCATAGCAACATTTAATTAGACAGGAAATAATCTTGAGGTACTTAAATTAACAACccaataacaaattataaaattcaaTAGCAGAAACATGAGAACTACAATCATGGTTATTACACAGCAGGATCAGGACAATGAATTTTATCTGTGAGCCCTCTAATGATGACACTTTTTAGCTGAATCCAAAGCAATTTTGTATACCTTGCTTCTGTGAGCCTTTCCATCTCTTTGGAGTTTTTCAGCAGTTGCTTCATCAGGGACAACCGATGTTCTTTTGAAAAATGTTGGATCTGAATATCTCTTTAAACAAGAACCTGGACCACCAGTATCAAATCTGAATGACAGTGAAGGTTCAATCATGTAAGTATGCAATGGTCAGAAAACAGATTTAAACTTCATAACTTGACTAtgcttaataaaaaaatatgtaaagaaAAGAATATATCATACTTGTCAAGCAAATGCAAACGCGGAGGATCACTACATTCTTCGTATGAATCCATGATAAAGCGAGGCAAGTCATTGTAGATGAAATGATGTCTTTCACTTCGAATGCGTGGATGCCACTCTAAACCTGCAAAGCAACTGCTATCTATTAATGATTTACTTGACAGGATATATATAATAGCATAAGGAGCAGACAAGACCATCTTCACGGTAATGAAAATACAACAAAGAGTAGTTACTTAAATACCACACATACTCCCAGCAATAGACTAAAAAGCTTAAGTATAAATGCCATGCCAAATCATTATGAAACACAATACTAAAGCAAACACCTTACAGATGAGGTACAAGGACCATACCAGCTGTGTATGCAAAATGTATGTGGCTTGTTTGAGCAAGTACAGCCTTCTCAAGGGGAGGAAGTGCAGCTTCAATGTGTTGCACGCGAACCATCAGCTTATGGCTTCTAGAAGCTGTAGTAGTCACTTGTTCTTGCAAGCCATGAAAAACCTCTGCTGCAAATCTACATATGGATAGTGATTTGTTAGTCAATACTGTTTTATGCCAATATTGTATAATAAACAGTTGTTACAAGAAGAAGTAACTTTTCACGTATATTGTAACAATTTAAGCTCTTAggaataaaaattatttaacgAATAAtcattatatttattatgAGTTATGTTTCAGACTTGGTCACCGAAACAAGAGACCCACTCTACAGTCTCTACTCATAATAAGAGGATGATCATGCTTTATGTCTCAACATTTTATTAGTGTAAGACTGCAGTAGGCACTATTTGACAAAGTAGGGAAACCAGTTACAAGGTTTGGCATGTGCCCCAACTTGAGGGCCTCTCCCTAAGCACATTCAACATTAATTTCCAGCCAAAAGACAAGCCAAGTTAATCTTTGAAGTACCTTGCGGACGAAACTTTTTGGCCATGTTAGAATGTCACTAAACCTGAAACATTTCCTGCAAAGTTATATTGCTATTGTTTCAATCTAACTTAAGTTTCTAACCAGTACTCTAATTGATACTGCAACTCCATCTTGCAGCATGAATGGTCCCTAAACGGCCAATATGACCATCCTAAAGGCTTCTACTTTAAAGACAGAAACTACCACGAAATCTAGTAGTTCTCCAATACTATACCTACTGAATAGGTGTAGCTTTCACTTAACATATTCTAAGATGACAACACCTAAATCAACTCAACCTACAGATACAGGATCCAGAGCTCTTTCATG encodes:
- the LOC126786133 gene encoding protein SCAR3 isoform X1 codes for the protein MPLVRFQVKSEYSLGQPQLYKEANREDPKAVLDGVAVAGLVGILRQLGDLAEFAAEVFHGLQEQVTTTASRSHKLMVRVQHIEAALPPLEKAVLAQTSHIHFAYTAGLEWHPRIRSERHHFIYNDLPRFIMDSYEECSDPPRLHLLDKFDTGGPGSCLKRYSDPTFFKRTSVVPDEATAEKLQRDGKAHRSKKKKGSQNNGDVSRPASISNHSSRRQPISSNVNGRSSPSRTISSTDMAAVKSDLGNNSNSFSSRTDLGYNEYVAHSSSSLQAKQEEYKESPSSESVLRNDTFECVLRDGETVFVDGNSPASSLQDQVTSGSSCGKWDEKAEIVDPTGQQMYLDETTEMLPTMDELDAHEGRADNSRSIQQNDFLFDGENILEPTSSGNQIDEIDSGPDEPDTFMDALNTIESESDNDLDCQTKREVKPVPTFVNKEGPDGIQEITTDCVNPHTPRFETQRATSHTFPKREMPVDLPSLASLESTVPEQNPQVGVEPSNSNYYVGSDRTEIIDDSRSETVVCDSAPSSSGTTTVQDKIISSLHELQDSPADISRSNSLNFWTNGGMNESQDSPADISRSNSINFWTNGGMLGLEPSKPPDFSMASPVNPASKSTAETNGISNYAYKVIVDENEMEPSMLTMDDRCNDKGQGDDISSEKISNGVSPVDLCTKLGNIGDSNKSNGFDHVLEDGWRKTNTLEPEIVLPVAPYAKSASNDLNQENSENSSLVFGLGRRLLENGFGRNVSFDKFEPARYMYADELEQKSEHQRLVYQSYPGTAFQEQSEDGFAAHSSPSSPPLEHMKISFQPINGNETSKLKLKLSDGNQSHGSVRDMFQSFQLIPEPAVPLHEFGSDSDDDTFCRSSPYISDDCVSHQSEFNSEQWESSATPDRDNHESYNALRGISSVEHISSSPELGEIASNAIYSDGGIKSIYSENGLVQYLSDPLFDLASLDAFKPVLLQEPKDDSALMDAHGLRCPAESTPGPPPLPPVEWCLSKPQFNATEEIRDVSEGFKHVPNTDPLGSITFQQPPLKQQEVNEELVCIEPKITQNQQVNEHQKSDQALNSKEIDENDFLQQIRARSVNLRRTVTAKPMTTTPGPATHVKVTAILEKANAIRQAVGSDDGDDDDDDTWSDT
- the LOC126786133 gene encoding protein SCAR3 isoform X2, with product MPLVRFQVKSEYSLGQPQLYKEANREDPKAVLDGVAVAGLVGILRQLGDLAEFAAEVFHGLQEQVTTTASRSHKLMVRVQHIEAALPPLEKAVLAQTSHIHFAYTAGLEWHPRIRSERHHFIYNDLPRFIMDSYEECSDPPRLHLLDKFDTGGPGSCLKRYSDPTFFKRTSVVPDEATAEKLQRDGKAHRSKKKKGSQNNGDVSRPASISNHSSRRQPISSNVNGRSSPSRTISSTDMAAVKSDLGNNSNSFSSRTDLGYNEYVAHSSSSLQAKQEEYKESPSSESVLRNDTFECVLRDGETVFVDGNSPASSLQDQVTSGSSCGKWDEKAEIVDPTGQQMYLDETTEMLPTMDELDAHEGRADNSRSIQQNDFLFDGENILEPTSSGNQIDEIDSGPDEPDTFMDALNTIESESDNDLDCQTKREVKPVPTFVNKEGPDGIQEITTDCVNPHTPRFETQRATSHTFPKREMPVDLPSLASLESTVPEQNPQVGVEPSNSNYYVGSDRTEIIDDSRSETVVCDSAPSSSGTTTVQDKIISSLHELQDSPADISRSNSLNFWTNGGMNESQDSPADISRSNSINFWTNGGMLGLEPSKPPDFSMASPVNPASKSTAETNGISNYAYKVIVDENEMEPSMLTMDDRCNDKGQGDDISSEKISNGVSPVDLCTKLGNIGDSNKSNGFDHVLEDGWRKTNTLEPEIVLPVAPYAKSASNDLNQENSENSSLVFGLGRRLLENGFGRNVSFDKFEPARYMYADELEQKSEHQRLVYQSYPGTAFQEQSEDGFAAHSSPSSPPLEHMKISFQPINGNETSKLKLKLSDGNQSHGSVRDMFQSFQLIPEPAVPLHEFGSDSDDDTFCRSSPYISDDCVSHQSEFNSEQWESSATPDRDNHESYNALRGISSVEHISSSPELGEIASNAIYSDGGIKSIYSENGLVQYLSDPLFDLASLDAFKPVLLQEPKDDSALMDAHGLRCPAESTPGPPPLPPVEWCLSKPQFNATEEIRDVSEGFKHVPNTDPLGSITFQQPPLKQQEVNEELVCIEPKITNQQVNEHQKSDQALNSKEIDENDFLQQIRARSVNLRRTVTAKPMTTTPGPATHVKVTAILEKANAIRQAVGSDDGDDDDDDTWSDT
- the LOC126786133 gene encoding protein SCAR3 isoform X3, which gives rise to MDSYEECSDPPRLHLLDKFDTGGPGSCLKRYSDPTFFKRTSVVPDEATAEKLQRDGKAHRSKKKKGSQNNGDVSRPASISNHSSRRQPISSNVNGRSSPSRTISSTDMAAVKSDLGNNSNSFSSRTDLGYNEYVAHSSSSLQAKQEEYKESPSSESVLRNDTFECVLRDGETVFVDGNSPASSLQDQVTSGSSCGKWDEKAEIVDPTGQQMYLDETTEMLPTMDELDAHEGRADNSRSIQQNDFLFDGENILEPTSSGNQIDEIDSGPDEPDTFMDALNTIESESDNDLDCQTKREVKPVPTFVNKEGPDGIQEITTDCVNPHTPRFETQRATSHTFPKREMPVDLPSLASLESTVPEQNPQVGVEPSNSNYYVGSDRTEIIDDSRSETVVCDSAPSSSGTTTVQDKIISSLHELQDSPADISRSNSLNFWTNGGMNESQDSPADISRSNSINFWTNGGMLGLEPSKPPDFSMASPVNPASKSTAETNGISNYAYKVIVDENEMEPSMLTMDDRCNDKGQGDDISSEKISNGVSPVDLCTKLGNIGDSNKSNGFDHVLEDGWRKTNTLEPEIVLPVAPYAKSASNDLNQENSENSSLVFGLGRRLLENGFGRNVSFDKFEPARYMYADELEQKSEHQRLVYQSYPGTAFQEQSEDGFAAHSSPSSPPLEHMKISFQPINGNETSKLKLKLSDGNQSHGSVRDMFQSFQLIPEPAVPLHEFGSDSDDDTFCRSSPYISDDCVSHQSEFNSEQWESSATPDRDNHESYNALRGISSVEHISSSPELGEIASNAIYSDGGIKSIYSENGLVQYLSDPLFDLASLDAFKPVLLQEPKDDSALMDAHGLRCPAESTPGPPPLPPVEWCLSKPQFNATEEIRDVSEGFKHVPNTDPLGSITFQQPPLKQQEVNEELVCIEPKITQNQQVNEHQKSDQALNSKEIDENDFLQQIRARSVNLRRTVTAKPMTTTPGPATHVKVTAILEKANAIRQAVGSDDGDDDDDDTWSDT